The genomic segment TATTTTTTCTTTAGTTTTTTCAAATCTCTAGCAAGTGTAGAAGGATTACATGATATATATATTATTTTTTCTGGTAGATTTTTTAATATTACCTGAATAATTTCATCATTTAAGCCTTTTCGTGGTGGATCAAAAACTAAAACATTATTATTATCTTTATATTTATTTATAACTTCAGAAATGTTTTTTCCCACATCTCCAGTTATAAATTCAGCGTTATCTATATTATTTAATTTCTTATTTTTTCGGGCATCATTTATAGCATTTTGATTTATATCAATACCCACTACTTTTTTTACTTCATCTGAAAAATATAATCCAATACTACCTGTCCCACAATAGCAGTCAATTAAAGTCTCATCACCATTAAAGTTGGCAAAATCAAGAGCTATATCATAAAGCTTTTGAGTTTGAAGAGTATTGGTCTGAAAAAATGAATCTAAAGAAATATCAAATTTTTTATTTCCAATATAATCTCTATATCTTTTCTTTCCACTTAATATTTTGCTTTTT from the Halanaerobiales bacterium genome contains:
- the rlmD gene encoding 23S rRNA (uracil(1939)-C(5))-methyltransferase RlmD, translating into LDNCPIQHQLINRITTKTLELLNKNELSVYNEKIHKGFLRHLIVRVGVCTNQALLAFVTNGKMNSKLKEIANQLIKEIPELIGILQNINENKTNVIMGEKSKILSGKKRYRDYIGNKKFDISLDSFFQTNTLQTQKLYDIALDFANFNGDETLIDCYCGTGSIGLYFSDEVKKVVGIDINQNAINDARKNKKLNNIDNAEFITGDVGKNISEVINKYKDNNNVLVFDPPRKGLNDEIIQVILKNLPEKIIYISCNPSTLARDLKKLKKKYRISNLNGVDMFPQTYHVETVSMLEKID